The Oncorhynchus clarkii lewisi isolate Uvic-CL-2024 chromosome 20, UVic_Ocla_1.0, whole genome shotgun sequence nucleotide sequence gtactttgttgaagcacctttggctgtgaagcacctttggctgtgaagcacctttggctgtgaagcacctttggctgtgagcgttgctgcacagtttttttcaggtctttccaaaGATGCTGACAGGGGTATGAAATAGAGTACACAgccgtgcaatctccatagacaaacattggcagtagaatggccttactgaagagctcagtgactttcttttttttttttttttacccctttgttctccccaattggtagtagttacagtcttgtttaatcgctgcaactcccgtacggactcgggagaggcgaaggtcgagagccatgcgtcctccgaaacacaacccaacctagccacactgattcttgacacaatgcacatccaacccggaagccagccgcaccaatgtgtcagaggaaacacctggcgacctgatcagcgtgcactgcacccggcccgacacaggagtcgctagtgcgcgatgagacaaggatacccctgctggccaaaccctccctaacccggacgaggcTGGCCCCATTGTCctccccatgggcctcccggtcgcggccggctgcgaaagagcctgggctcgaacccagaatctctggtggcacagtgccttagaccactgtgccacccgggaggccctagctcagtgactttcaacgtggcaccgtcatatgatgccaccgttccaacaagtcagttcgtaaaatttctgccctatTAGAGCttacccggtcaactgtaagtgctgttattgtgaaatggaaacttCTAGGATAAACAACGACTCAGTTGTGAAGTGgtgggccacacaagctcacagaatgcgATAGTCGAGTGTTGAAGCAAGTagtgcgtaaaaattgtctgtcctcggttgcaaaactcaccattgagttccaaactgcctctggaagtaactTCAGCacagtcagcacaataactgttcatcgggagcttcatgcaatgggtttccatgactgagtagccgcacacaagcctaagatcaccatgcgcaatgccaagcctcggctggagtgatgtaaagcttgcTGACATTGGACTCTAGAACAGTGGAAACATGCTCTTCGAAGtaatgaatcatgcttcaccatctggcagtccgaaggacaaatctaggtttggcagatgccaggagaacacaaCCTGGCCCAATGTATAGTGCTAACtgaaaagtttggtggaggaggaataatggtcagaAAAAATTTAGACTTAGAATTAAATTATAATGAAAAGAAAAATGTCTTACTGGCTATAAAGTCATTCAACAATGCCtattctatgtgcgctatttcaaTGCATCCCGTGATTCAATTtggtttttgcgtcttttactttcggttttgtacgcCAGCTTCAAACAACTGAAATTATAATATTTtcggttatggaaaatatatttcacagcgttTTAAATGGTACAACGATTCTCTACTTCTTGTTTTGACACATAAACAGAAATTAGGCGAAGTATTCGACTTTTAGCAATGTCGGTGCATTGTTTGTgttcattgtttattttatttattaaaacactcactccctgaacttgcttcccgactctcagcgcactcgttacatgACGTGAGATATGACTAGAGCGATGCACGGACTACACTACAGCTTAGCCCCTCAAGGTAGTCATCTGCCACTACCATTCTTCACAATCTTTATGGAAATTGTTGTTACTTTAATAAACTATTTACTGATAaatcatacagtaccagtcaaaaggttggacacctactcattcaatggtttttattttattttcactattttctacaatgtagaattatagtgaagacatcaaaactatgaataatacatatggaattatgtagtaaccaaaaaagtgttaaacaaatcaaaatatattttagattttggaTTCTTCAATGTATCTATccaccctttggcttgatgacagttttgcacactcttggcattctctcaaccagttttatGAGGAATGCAATTCCAACAGTCATGAAGGAGTTCCTAGATATGCTGCGTACTTGTTGgtagcttttccttcactctgcgatccaactcatccaaaaccatctcaattgagttgaactggtcatgggtgcacctcagccacgctcaaggtccgaAACGagatcataaccgccatcgataaaaaaacaatactgtgcagccatcttcatcgacctggccaaggctttcgactctgtcaatcactgcattcttatcggcagactcatcagccttggtttctcaaatgactgcctcgcctggttcaccaactacttctcagatagagttcagtatgtcaaatcggagggcctgttgtccggacctttggcagtctctatgggggtgccacagggttcaattctcgggctgactcttttctctgtatacatcaatgatgtcggtctagctgctggtgattctctgatccatctctacgcagacgacaccattctgtatacttctggcccttctttggacactgtgttaacaaacctccagacgagcttcaatgccatacaacactccttccgtggcctccaactgctcttaaatgcaagtaaaactaaatgcatgctcttcaaccgatcgctgcccgcacctgcctgcccgtctagcatcactactctggacggttctgacttagaatatgtctacaactacaaatatctaggtgtctggtaagactgtaaactctccttccagactcaaaaTCAAATCTACAACCTATTTaccaacaaagcatccttcactcatgctgccaaacatacccttgtaaaactgactatcctaccaatccttgacttcggcgatgtcaaatacaaaatagcctccgacactctactcagcaaattggatgtagtctatcacagtgccatccgttttgtcaccaaagccccatatactacccacctttcaaagttcttgagatTTTTCGCATTGACTGATGTGTTAAAataataatggactgtcatttctctttgcttatttgagctgttcttgtcataatatggacttggtcttttaccaaatagggctatcttctgtataccacccctaccctactttgtcacaacataactgattggctcaaacacattaagaaggaagaaattccacaaataaacttttaacaaggcacacctgttaattgaaatgcatttcaggtgactacctcatgaagctggttgagaggatgccaagagtgtgcaaaggtgtcatcaaagcaaagggcggctactttgaagaatccaaaatctaaaatatattttgatttgtttaacacttttttggttactacatgattccatatgtgttatttcatagtttggatgtcttcactattattctataatgtagaaaatagtcaacaaaatccctgaaatgagtaggtgtgtccaaacctttgactggtactgtacttcagCTGTAACTGGTTCTGTTGCGCTCAATTTTTACAGACATAGACTATCTTCTTTTTTAACAATAGCTTGTATAGAAATCAAAACGTCTCTGGTCCTGCAGCATACTAAAAAAGATTCTGCTCAATTCTATGTCATATAAAATGACATAGAATTACATGAAATGCGTTTATAAAAGGCAATTTGTTTCTCAGTCTGCAAATAATATGATCGATTCATACGGTGCTTTTATTATAATGGAGATCTTTGTCCCCTACCCCGGTCTGCGGTGGTCTGCGAATCCACATCTGGCTACTTTGCCATGTAATACTTACAAAAGGAGGAACAGTTTTTAAAACTGCATCTAAGCCTCTGGTCTGTCCTAGGACTAAGGGTAAACATGTTCTTTGCTATTCACTttatgttttaattattattttggggataggggagggtcacttgttttttttcAAGCATTCAGGAAGGgaagaaatatattttcaattcaGAGAGGTACGATTTTCTCAAGGTATCCCTCATTATAAGTCATGTACAGTCCCTTAGATTATCATAGTTTCCGTAGGTCTATACTAAAAGGCATATCATGAAAATACGTCCTCTCATCACATAAGCCTACACTAGATTTCAAAGTGCAAAAAATATGGGAAAGACCAATggcaaaatgttttatttgggTAGCTGAGGGGTAGCTTGATCGTTGCGTAGGGGTGCTTGCAATCAATGAGGGTGCTTGCAATCGATGGTGTACATGTGTTCAAATTACATTCTGTCTTGGGAGTGCTAAtggcccactgggcacacacgggttgaatcaacattgtttccacatcccTCCTAGGCTTTTTCCCTGGAGCCTCATGGGCAAAACAGATCTACTACATCCATCCATAATTAAAAAAAATCCAGTGGGAATTTGCCCCCACAAGGAATTTTGCTTCTacaagttacagtgccttcagaaagtaatcagacccctcaactttttacacattttgttgtattacaaggtggtattaaaatggatttaattgtactttttttttgttttttacaattTACACAAAATATTCAGTAAGGTCAGAATAGAAGAAAATGTGTAAAACAATTATGAAGGATAAAACACTAATAtcttgattacataagtattcaaccccctgagtcaatacaagttagaatcacctttggcagcgattacagctgtgggtctttctgggtaagtctctaagagttttgcacacctggattttacaatatttgcacattattctttaaaaaattcttcaagttctgtcaagttggttgttgatcattgcaagacagtcattttcaagttttgccatagattttcatgccgatttaagtcaaaattgtaactaggccacacaggaacattcaatgttgtcttgctaagcaactccagtgtatatttggccttgtgtcccagtctcccagtgtttgttggaaagcagactgaatcaggttttcctctaggattttgcctgtgtttagctctattACTTGTATTTTTATCATAAAAACTCCCTTGTCCTTGGCGATGACAGGAATACATGATGCAGagtgagtggtactcagtgatgtgttgtgttgcatttgccccaaacataacattttgtattcaggacataaagttaatttcattgccacattttttgcagtattactttagtatatattttactttagtttactTTAGTACCTCATTGCAAACGTAAGcatgttttaaaatgttgttattctgtacaggcttccttcttttcactctgtcatttaggttggtactgtggagtaactacaatgttgttgatccatcacagccattaatctCTAACTGTTTCAAAGTTACTATTGGCCTAATGGTGAAAAttctgagcggtttcctttcactccggcaactgagttaggaaggacgcctgtatctttgtagtgactgggtgtattgatacaccattctaagtgtaattaataacttcaccatgctcaactTATGTGACTCGTTTTTTAttactgaacttatttaggcttgccataacaaatacttattgactcaagacatttcagcttttcatttttaatgaacttactaacatttctaaaaacataaattTCACTATGACATTATCCACTATTTtgagtaggccagtgacacaaaatctcaatttagtccattttaaatccagacagaacaaaatgtggaaaaggggtgtgaatactctgAGGGCACTGTACATGCTAGATATAGACTTTCTCTGTATATAGGCAGACAGAGAAAATAGACAGCAGTGAGGGATGTCAGTCAGGAATACTTGAGCTAGAAATGTcagcgtgtgtgagagagagagagcgagagggagcgagagagagagagagagagagagagagagagagagagagagagagagagagagagagagagagagagagagagagagagagagagagagagagagagagagagagagagagagagagagagagagagagagagagagagagagagagagagagagagagagagagagagagagagagagagagagagagagagagagagagagagagagagagagaacagctccaACTCACTGATTGACAGAGACAGGCTTCTAGGCCTAAACCAACAGCTGAGTCTAAGAATGGTGGCTGGGCGGGTGTGGATACAGTACACAGGTTATAGATATAAATAGAAGACACATGGAGGAGACCTAGTTatttagaatgttactgacaTTTACAGTAGAGAGTTAAAGAAAACAAAATTAAATTGTGGAACTGTGGGCCAACCAATTCAACTGGGACAGTATTTGGGAGCTCTAGCGCTTACTATAATCAAATATCGTTGCACAACTTCACACTGCTCATAATGAGTTGAAAGATATTATAAACAAAGTGCGTACTCAGCATTAATGTAGTCTTTTTTTTGGATACCACAATAATCAcattaacacagtaacacacaatCACATTAACAGTGGGGTACTTGCTGATTCACTCAATACATTCTGTAACCCCTAAAAACGTTGTAAAGGTAATGTGACACCTGCAACGGAGGGATTTTCCAAAGGCGAGAACATATGTCCCACTCTGTCGGTGTGGATGAAAGGGTGAATGGGTGGAGTGAGACGGGAGCTGAGGGGATGTGGGACAGAGGAATCTCTAACTTCAGCTCTAACAGTTGGACTTTACGGTTTACTGTATGAGCACAAGGACAACGAACACGCCATTGTGGATTAGCATATTTTTTAATGCTGCATGAGCAAGAGGTGGGCAGTTACCTCAGCAATAACAGGAAGAACAGTGGCAACACGTGGAAGTAAATCCAAAGTGGAAACCTAGTCAAGGTCAGACAAGGCAGGATTAAAATATTCTTCAACTGTGGAAAACTGCAAGATATTGAATAACAAATTAAGTGCAACATTTGTAGAAATGGGATGTACCAACTGTGTTGGATACAGGAGGTGAACAACTGGATTTGTGCACATTCAAATAAGTGAGCTTCTGAAAGTCAGAACACCTGCCACTTTAAGACATCTACACATGAAGAGTTGAATGTCAAAAACTTGCAGAAGATTGCATCTCGATTGAATTACCAAACCTTTGGATTGATTCAATGAAAAGTGATTTACACCAACTGAAGGTATTGCTTTTAGATTATAACATGCAGGATTGGTCAGTCCCACGGGCATAGTAAGCAATACAGAAACAACAACCTACAGGATCATTGGATACACACATGAACTATAGGGTATAGTTTTAAAGCCAGAGGAAGAGATAAAAGCTTCATTATTTTTTCGGTTGAGACTAGATTTAGTCAGTTGAGATGTTTCTCAATACCCTTCTGGTGGTCTTGACTGACCTGGCAGCCGGACTCATGGGAAGTGCCAATTTCCGCCGCCATTTTCACCTGTTCTTGTCAGGCCTGATTATGTTTGGACCTGCCCTGAGCATGTGGGTCTCCCAACACAGCATCTTTGCCAAAAGGACAAATTTTCTTTACAGGTGAGAACTAAGATGGGCCCAAATAACAATGCATGATTGCCTTATTGTTTGTTTCAAGGTCTTTTTCTAAAGtacagcaccttcagaaagttttcacaccACCTGACTTTttacatattttgttgtgttacagtcagaATTTTGAGATTTTGTGACACTGGCCTACACACCAATACCCCATCAAttcaaagtagaattatgtttgTAGACATGTTTACAAATTGATTAGAatggaaagctgaaatgtcttgagtcaataagtattcaaccactttgttatggtaagcctaaataagttctggagtaaaaatgtgcttaacaagtcccataataatttgcatggactcactctgtgtgcaatagtagtgtttaacatgatttttgaatgtctacctcatctctggaccccacacatacaattatttgtaaaGGTCCctaagtcgagcagtgaatttcaaacacagtttcaaccacaaagaccaaggtggttttcaaatgcctcgcaaaaaagggcacctattggtagatggtgaagaaaaaaaagcaaacattgaatatccctttgggcATTGTGAAGTCATTAATTacacattggatggtgtatcaatacacccagtcactaaaaagatacaggcgccttcctaactcagttgcagaagaggaaggaaactgtgcagggatttcaccatgaggccaatggtgactttaaaatagttagttagtttaatggctgtgaaaggtGAAAACTGttaatggatcaacaacattgtagttactccacaattctaacctaaatgacagagtgaaaagaaggaagcctgtacataatacaatattccaaaacatgcctgCCAGTTAATTAAAACTATGTTCCAACCATCTTGTCATTTCTTTACCATTCAGAGCATTCCTGCGCTCAGGCTGGGGATGGACCTGCATCTTCGTCGGCTCCTTTGtcttcctcctttccttctcAGTGCGCAGATCCCTCGTTCTCTCACTGCGACACCTGTCCAGGCTGGTGGTGGCAGGCGTGCTGTGGGTGGGGTTCCGAAAGCTTCTGGATGTCCTTGAGAACGCCACAGGGAGCTGCTACGAGCCCCTCAGCGTGGTAGATGGCCAGCCCACGGTGGACGGCCAGCCCTTCCTACTACTTCGGGAGGGGGCGAGCAAACAGTTGTGTGTGGGAAACGGCATGCTGTGGCGTGGCTATGAGGTCTCTGAGGACATCTTCTTGCTGTGTCTGTGCTGCCTGCTGGTGGCAGAGGAGACGGCCGTGTTCGGGCCCTACCTGACTCTGGGTGGGCCCTCGGGGGCCCCGCTGCGCCTGCTCTTCCTGTTCTGTGTCACTCTGCTAGGCCTCTGGATGTTCTTGCTTCTCTGCCTGCTGGCTTACTTCCCCGCATTCCCCACACAGATCTTAGGAGGGGCTCTGGGGTGTCTTAGTTGGAGGGGCCTGTATCAGGGCTGGTACCGCCTGGGCCCCAGCTGGTACTGTCCTGGACGACCAGGGGTGGGACTCTTCACTACGAAGGAAGGGGGGAAGCCTGAGTGAAAGAACGAGAGGAATGGTTATAGGCATAAACACACCTCATTAAACTTAGACACGAAGCTAATGAATGTGATGTCTTTTTCAGGAACGAATTAGGGGCTAATTAAACCCTGTACAGAATTTTAAGTCATTTTAACTGATGTCAACTATCATAAAGTTATTGTACTTGATAAGAAATATTTGTTTGTGAACTTGTCTACAAGCAGTTTTATGATAAATAAAATTCTTCATACAATTCGATGGCTGCCTTTCAGACCTCAGGTGCCATCATTTTGCAAATGTACATGCATATCAATATGGTATTAACTAGGCCTCGAACACATTGTTACAGTGCATCTGACCATACAGCATTCATTACATAATGCTGTATCGTTTTGATTATGCATCTTTGACAGTGCaggacatgtacagttgaagttggaagtttacatacacttaggttggagtcattaaaactagcttttcaaccactccacaaatttttgctgacaaactatagttttggcaagttggttaggacatctactttgtctatgacacaagtaatttttccaacaattgtttacagattaattcactatatcacaattccagtgggtcagaagttaacatacactaagttgactgtgcctttctttacacagcttggaaaattccagaaaatgatgtcatggctttagaagcttctgatatacCAAATGACAtaatgagtcaattggaggtgtacctttggatgtatttcaaggcctaccttccaactcagtgcctcttcgcttgacatcatgggaaaatcaaaagaaatcagccaagacctcagaaagaaaattgtagacctccacaagtctggttcatccttgggggcaatgtccaaacacctgaaggtaccacattcatctgtacaaacaatagtacgcaagtataaacaccatatcgctcaggaaggagacgcgttctgtctcctagagatgaatgtattttggtgcgaaaagtgcaaatcaatatgagaataacagcaaaggaccttgtgaagatgctggagaaaacaggtacaaaagtatctatatccacagtcaaacgagtcctatatcaacataacctttaaggctgctcagcaaggaagatgccactgctccaaaaccggcataaaaaagctagactacggtttgcaactgcacatggggacaaagatcgtactttttggagaaatgtcctttggtctgatgaaacaaaaatagaactgtttggccataatgaccatcgttatgtttggaggaaaaagggggaggcttgcaagctgatcCCAGCCGTTATAGCACGGGggcggcatcatgttgtgggggtgcttggctgcaggagggactggtggacttcacaaaatagatggcatcatcaggaaaattatgtggatatattgaagcaacatctcaagacagtcaggaagttaaagcttggtcgcaaatgggtcttccaaatggacaatgaccccaagcatacctccaaagttgtggcaaaatggcttaaggacaacaaagtcaaggtattggagtggccatcacaaagccctgacctcaatcccatggtAAATTTGttggaagaactgaaaaagcgtgtgcgagcaaggaggccgacaaacctgactccgttacaccagttctgtgaggaggaacgggccaaaattcacccaacttattgtgaaaagctacccaaaatgtttgaccctatttaaacaatttaaaggcaatgctaccatatactaattgagtgtatgtaaacttctgacccactgggaatgtgatgaaagaaataaaatctgaaataaatcattctttctactattattctgacatttcacattcttaaaataaagtggtgatcctaactgacctaaaacagggaattattATAAGGATTAAATGTTTGGATTTGTGAAaaactttaaatgtatttggctaaggtgtatgtaaacttccgacttcaactgtaggtaagaAGGAAAATTAATGAATTGTGATTTTATTCAAATCAGACCAAATGTGTTGAATGAAAATGTTAAACTTTGCATAAGCACCACTTTTCCGTGTCAAATTACAATTGGATAATACAGTCTACTACTGTACTTAAACAACTTCAACatcttgtttttttcccctccaaGTCAGCTTTAATAATACAATTATTTCAAAAGCTACAGGCACAAAAAAAAAGCTGACATGAATTACAAGTCTAAGACAAATAGACAAGTTGTATAACATGAAAATGACAGGTAAATGCATTTAAAAGAAGAAAAAAGAGAAACCCACAGATTAAGCTAAAGTAAAGGTGAGATGCAAGCTTTTGAAATACAAGCTTAAATGTAAGTTTCTCATTTTTGAAAAATAGAGTTACACCAACATTTCTTTACATTTTCTTTCTGAAGACAAGATGGTACCCAAAACAGTGTGAAATAAAAAACAAAGTGTCTGGGAGATGACGAACATTGATTACTTGatataatcaaattaaaatggAAGAATCAAGTTTCGGCAACAAAAAAAagatctaataataataataacaatctagagagacagaaaaaaataagcaaaagaCGTGGACAATATATACAAATGGCCAACAATGTAGCTCAGGAACATAATGCGTCTCTACTggtgaatattttttttaaacaacgctGAAATTTTCTGTGTGACTGCTCTTTTGGATAAAATACACTTCATACTAAATTCATAGGACAAGTGGAAACAGATCAGGAAGTGGAAAAAGGAGGGATTTTTGAAGTGATGGTATCCAGTGGCTGCCAGTGACAGTTCATTAGTGAATCATAGAGCTCCTCACTCCCCTCCATGTATTCTTTGTTCAGTGCATCCACATCCAGGTGAGGATTGGGTTCTggcagggaagagaggagaatgaggaagAGTAAATAAGTCAAGAAACCAAGGGTTTTGAATGCAACCGAGTCAGGCAATAATAACAATACATTTAAAAGGAAGAACAAGAAAGACCTTATATCTGAAACACATTGCATTTTCCTTTAGTGCATGTGAAAGTATAGTGAAGAGTTACCTTCTGCTGCCTCTTCTTCAGGCTCATCTGTGGACTCCTGTGTTTGCTAATGTGAAAAACAAGACAACACAAATGAATCATTGTGAACACCT carries:
- the LOC139376119 gene encoding fat storage-inducing transmembrane protein 1, which gives rise to MFLNTLLVVLTDLAAGLMGSANFRRHFHLFLSGLIMFGPALSMWVSQHSIFAKRTNFLYRAFLRSGWGWTCIFVGSFVFLLSFSVRRSLVLSLRHLSRLVVAGVLWVGFRKLLDVLENATGSCYEPLSVVDGQPTVDGQPFLLLREGASKQLCVGNGMLWRGYEVSEDIFLLCLCCLLVAEETAVFGPYLTLGGPSGAPLRLLFLFCVTLLGLWMFLLLCLLAYFPAFPTQILGGALGCLSWRGLYQGWYRLGPSWYCPGRPGVGLFTTKEGGKPE